The following are encoded together in the Sulfitobacter sp. S223 genome:
- a CDS encoding class 1 fructose-bisphosphatase, producing MTQTTLRQHLQAQSTDTDLMILMEDIATACRMIADRVRHGAFAGVLGAAETENVQGETQKELDVISDEVFQQIVGGNPSLAALVSEEVDEVNWRKEAPKAGDFVVYYDPLDGSSNLDVNLSVGTIFSIVRLDAAITPQADAVQIKGTEQVAAGYAIYGPSTGLVITTGQGVDGFTHHPGSGEFLLTQPEMTIPPQTQEFAINASRYDLWEKPVRSYIDDCLRGANGPRGKKFNMRWCASMVADVHRILTRGGVFLYPQDAGNAAQGGKLRLMYEANPMGMLVEQAGGASSTGRGRIMEVAPTGHHQRVPVILGSRDEVAVIEEYHRK from the coding sequence ATGACACAGACCACCCTGCGCCAGCACCTACAGGCACAAAGCACCGACACAGATCTGATGATCCTGATGGAGGACATCGCCACCGCCTGCCGGATGATCGCAGACCGCGTGCGTCACGGCGCATTTGCCGGTGTGTTGGGGGCCGCCGAGACCGAAAATGTGCAGGGCGAGACGCAAAAAGAACTCGACGTGATCTCGGACGAGGTGTTCCAGCAGATTGTTGGCGGAAACCCGTCGCTGGCCGCGCTCGTGTCCGAAGAAGTGGACGAGGTGAACTGGCGCAAGGAAGCACCAAAGGCGGGTGATTTCGTGGTCTACTACGATCCGCTTGATGGTTCATCCAATCTGGACGTGAACCTGTCGGTCGGTACGATCTTTTCGATCGTGCGGCTGGACGCGGCGATCACGCCGCAGGCCGATGCCGTACAGATCAAAGGCACCGAACAGGTTGCTGCGGGCTACGCGATTTACGGGCCTTCCACGGGTCTGGTGATCACCACCGGACAGGGCGTGGACGGCTTCACACACCACCCGGGTTCAGGTGAGTTTCTGCTGACCCAGCCCGAGATGACAATCCCGCCACAGACACAGGAGTTCGCGATCAATGCCTCGCGCTATGATCTGTGGGAAAAGCCTGTACGCAGCTATATTGACGATTGCCTGCGCGGAGCGAACGGCCCGCGCGGCAAGAAATTCAACATGCGCTGGTGTGCCTCTATGGTGGCCGATGTCCACCGCATCCTGACGCGCGGCGGCGTGTTCCTGTATCCGCAAGACGCAGGTAATGCCGCACAAGGCGGCAAGCTGCGCCTGATGTATGAGGCAAACCCGATGGGCATGCTGGTGGAGCAGGCGGGCGGCGCGTCTTCAACCGGTCGTGGCCGGATCATGGAGGTGGCACCCACAGGACACCACCAGCGCGTGCCGGTCATTCTTGGCTCACGCGATGAAGTGGCCGTGATCGAGGAATATCACCGAAAGTAG
- a CDS encoding SMP-30/gluconolactonase/LRE family protein produces the protein MSVFDPTICTLGEGPLWHPERQSLFWFDIVNMRLYGEGRVHQFEECVSAAGWLDHDSLFIASETQLFTYHLETGAQKHVAPLEADNAVTRSNDGRADPFGGFWIGSMGKDMEKGAGAIHRYYRGTVETLYRDITVSNAICFSPDRRFAHFTDTHTRQVMRVALDAEGWPKAAPEVFIDTQTDGFFPDGAVIDAQGCLWVAHWGRSRVARYDTEGGFMGAVSIPARQASCPAFGGTDLDQLYVTSATMGMGDRAGPDDGKTFVIQTQAKGQREHRVIL, from the coding sequence ATGAGCGTTTTTGACCCGACCATTTGCACCCTTGGGGAAGGACCGCTGTGGCACCCGGAACGGCAATCGCTGTTCTGGTTCGATATTGTGAACATGCGTCTTTATGGCGAAGGTCGGGTGCATCAGTTCGAGGAATGTGTTTCCGCGGCAGGTTGGCTGGATCATGACAGCCTGTTCATCGCTTCAGAGACACAATTGTTTACCTATCACCTTGAGACTGGTGCGCAGAAACATGTCGCCCCGCTGGAGGCAGATAACGCGGTCACGCGCTCGAACGACGGGCGCGCGGACCCGTTCGGCGGCTTCTGGATCGGCTCTATGGGCAAGGATATGGAAAAAGGGGCAGGGGCCATTCACCGCTATTATCGCGGGACGGTGGAAACACTGTATCGCGACATTACCGTGTCCAACGCGATCTGCTTTTCACCGGATAGACGCTTTGCCCATTTCACGGACACCCATACACGGCAAGTAATGCGCGTGGCGTTGGACGCCGAAGGCTGGCCCAAGGCGGCGCCAGAGGTGTTCATCGACACGCAAACCGACGGGTTCTTTCCCGACGGGGCCGTGATTGATGCGCAAGGGTGTTTGTGGGTTGCCCATTGGGGGCGTTCACGGGTTGCGCGCTATGATACAGAGGGCGGATTTATGGGTGCGGTCAGCATACCAGCGCGGCAGGCAAGCTGCCCTGCCTTTGGTGGCACGGATTTGGACCAGCTATATGTCACCTCTGCCACTATGGGCATGGGGGATCGCGCAGGGCCGGATGACGGTAAGACTTTTGTCATTCAGACGCAGGCCAAAGGCCAGCGCGAACATCGGGTCATCCTGTAA
- the repC gene encoding plasmid replication protein RepC: protein MKQDHRTSFGRHNTAVPATQRPRKDDTGLHDKWQLLTALTDAAADFGLNHRSLSVLRALMSFHPDRMIAPTPLSSIVFPANQTLSERLGGMPESTLRRHLAALVASGLVSRHDSANRKRFARGRAGQGRLAFGFDLSPIARMSAQITARAQAAQDVRAALQSLRAELAALRQHIIEGQGPCEQTEEAFRLLRRKPDGPALQAAIDRLTIIHETFKTSSSDSQIERHIQTESKILSERETNAENDTPSFEDVVTQCSEYQSFFPEPVHSWQDLSRVAHALAPMMGIEANVYAQALHRMGPKRAIISILCILESLKTIGNPGGYLRRLVQQDVAGQLDLFFLLNKTTKGNHLPIVS, encoded by the coding sequence ATGAAACAGGACCACCGGACATCGTTTGGGCGGCACAATACTGCTGTGCCCGCGACACAAAGACCCCGCAAGGATGACACAGGCTTGCACGACAAGTGGCAATTGCTGACTGCATTGACAGACGCTGCTGCTGATTTCGGGCTGAACCACCGCAGCCTATCTGTGCTGCGCGCCTTGATGAGCTTTCACCCCGACCGGATGATCGCACCCACACCACTGAGCAGCATCGTCTTTCCCGCCAACCAGACTTTGTCAGAAAGGTTGGGTGGCATGCCAGAAAGCACGCTGCGGCGTCATTTGGCGGCGCTGGTGGCAAGCGGACTTGTCAGCCGTCATGACAGCGCCAACCGCAAACGCTTTGCGCGTGGTCGGGCGGGGCAGGGCCGTTTGGCCTTTGGGTTTGATCTATCACCTATCGCACGGATGTCTGCGCAAATCACCGCACGCGCACAAGCGGCCCAAGATGTCCGCGCGGCACTACAAAGCCTCCGCGCGGAACTCGCGGCGCTCCGACAGCACATCATTGAGGGGCAGGGCCCCTGCGAACAAACTGAAGAAGCGTTCAGATTACTCCGCCGCAAACCAGATGGCCCAGCGTTACAAGCCGCAATTGATCGGCTGACAATCATCCATGAAACATTCAAAACGAGCAGCTCTGACAGCCAAATTGAGCGGCACATACAGACAGAATCTAAAATATTATCTGAAAGAGAAACCAACGCAGAAAACGATACGCCATCTTTCGAAGATGTTGTCACGCAATGCTCAGAATACCAGAGCTTCTTTCCAGAACCTGTGCACAGCTGGCAGGATCTATCTCGTGTGGCACACGCCTTGGCACCAATGATGGGAATAGAAGCAAACGTCTATGCCCAAGCCTTGCACAGAATGGGGCCAAAGCGGGCGATCATCTCGATTCTCTGTATTCTTGAAAGTTTGAAAACCATCGGTAACCCCGGTGGGTATCTGCGGCGACTTGTCCAACAGGATGTGGCCGGACAGTTGGACTTGTTTTTCCTTCTAAACAAGACGACTAAGGGCAATCATCTGCCAATTGTCAGCTGA
- a CDS encoding GntR family transcriptional regulator, giving the protein MSSTTAPLPDHEVTYRKARDLILFGELLPGEAVTIQGIVDRLGTGITPAREAIRRLTAEGALRASDNRRLMVPELTIEQLQELTYARTGIEPQIARLAAVGMEPADIDTLEQIDEEVNTALAAGDIRAYLRHNHRFHWTLYAHSEAEILMATAASHWLRVGPSLRVMVKQARTDPLPDMHEVAIQALRDGDYETVGEAIHNDILQGHAHIAQGLEEAD; this is encoded by the coding sequence ATGAGCTCTACCACCGCGCCGCTGCCCGACCACGAAGTGACCTACCGCAAGGCCCGCGACCTGATCCTGTTCGGAGAGCTGTTGCCGGGGGAAGCGGTGACGATTCAAGGCATCGTTGACCGTCTTGGCACGGGGATCACGCCCGCGCGTGAGGCTATTCGCCGCCTGACCGCCGAAGGCGCTTTGCGGGCCAGCGACAACCGTCGCCTGATGGTTCCCGAACTGACGATAGAACAGCTGCAAGAGCTGACATATGCCCGCACCGGTATCGAGCCACAAATCGCGCGTTTGGCCGCCGTCGGGATGGAACCTGCGGATATAGACACGCTTGAACAGATCGACGAGGAGGTCAACACAGCGCTGGCCGCTGGCGACATCCGCGCCTATCTGCGCCACAACCACCGTTTCCACTGGACGCTCTACGCCCATTCCGAGGCCGAGATTCTGATGGCCACGGCGGCGTCACACTGGCTGCGGGTTGGTCCGTCCTTGCGGGTGATGGTGAAGCAGGCCCGGACAGATCCGCTGCCGGACATGCATGAGGTCGCGATTCAGGCCCTGCGCGACGGTGACTATGAAACCGTCGGCGAGGCCATCCATAACGATATCCTGCAAGGCCATGCGCACATTGCGCAAGGTCTCGAAGAAGCGGATTAG
- a CDS encoding tyrosine-protein phosphatase: protein MIKHLPSRQIILRGAHNVRDLGGYVTAQGGTVPWRRFLRGDCLHRLDEGEPERLHFEGLRMVVDLRTAREVQEAPSRLDRMRGVEWVNLPLFDALSPSALAEVDVPEGHPLLAMYVTAIETRGEAIAGILDRIAKVREGAVLFNCTAGKDRTGIIAALLLGLAGVSHTDIIADYAMTETLIPELVAEFLSRSRARGGDVEAYATLLESPASAMAGLLGHLDTKYGSVMGYFDHIDIPTETLSRLQVRMGVTG, encoded by the coding sequence ATGATAAAACACCTCCCCTCCCGACAAATCATCCTGCGCGGCGCCCATAATGTCCGTGATCTTGGCGGTTATGTGACGGCGCAAGGCGGCACCGTGCCATGGCGCCGGTTCTTGCGCGGTGATTGCCTGCACCGTCTGGACGAAGGAGAACCGGAGCGCCTGCATTTCGAAGGGCTGCGCATGGTCGTCGATCTGCGTACCGCCCGCGAAGTCCAGGAAGCGCCCAGCCGTCTGGACCGGATGCGTGGCGTTGAATGGGTCAACCTGCCGTTGTTCGATGCGCTTTCGCCCTCCGCACTGGCAGAGGTCGACGTGCCGGAGGGCCATCCGCTGCTGGCCATGTATGTCACCGCGATCGAAACCCGCGGCGAAGCGATTGCCGGTATTCTGGATCGGATCGCCAAAGTGCGCGAAGGCGCGGTTCTGTTCAACTGCACCGCCGGCAAGGACCGTACAGGCATCATTGCCGCGCTGTTGTTAGGACTGGCAGGCGTGTCGCATACAGACATCATCGCTGATTATGCGATGACCGAAACCCTGATCCCCGAACTGGTCGCCGAATTCCTCAGCCGGTCACGGGCGCGCGGTGGCGATGTCGAGGCCTATGCCACTCTGCTTGAAAGTCCCGCCAGTGCTATGGCCGGATTGCTGGGGCATCTCGATACCAAATACGGCTCTGTTATGGGGTATTTTGACCATATCGACATCCCCACCGAAACCCTCTCGCGGCTTCAGGTTCGTATGGGCGTTACAGGATGA
- the repB gene encoding plasmid partitioning protein RepB — protein sequence MARKGILGGDIPAKSQRRPAPNAATSQAPRGAVGALQSSLTKLQENAVQEIDVALIDEAGVEDRLGVDSAAQTQLRESLATYGQQVPVLLRPHPTKAGRYEIVYGRRRLMALRDLGQPVKAMIRQLDDHALVMAQGQENTARQDLSFIEKASFAAQLAAQEYDRQTIAAALSIDLPMVSRMLKVGTAFPLPFLRQIGSAPGIGRDRWMALAQALEQNNSTGHATALMNTPDFTQLGSDERFDAVFKRASRAATKAPKTAPRPRTLRKADGSALGDIKTTSKGVTLTIAAKTADGFDAWFDSNAEALLQDLHDRWQIERSED from the coding sequence ATGGCACGTAAAGGCATCTTGGGAGGCGATATTCCCGCCAAATCACAACGGCGTCCCGCGCCCAATGCCGCGACATCACAGGCGCCTCGTGGTGCTGTCGGCGCGTTGCAATCTTCCCTGACCAAATTGCAAGAAAACGCGGTCCAGGAAATTGACGTTGCCCTGATTGATGAGGCAGGCGTCGAAGACCGTTTGGGCGTAGATAGCGCGGCACAAACCCAATTGCGCGAAAGCCTTGCAACCTACGGCCAGCAAGTCCCCGTTCTGCTGCGCCCCCACCCGACCAAGGCTGGCCGGTACGAGATTGTCTATGGTCGCCGCCGCCTGATGGCGCTGCGCGATCTGGGTCAGCCGGTAAAGGCGATGATCCGGCAGTTGGACGATCATGCCTTGGTCATGGCGCAGGGGCAGGAAAACACCGCCCGTCAGGATCTGAGCTTTATCGAAAAAGCATCCTTTGCGGCGCAGTTGGCAGCGCAGGAATATGACCGGCAGACAATCGCCGCAGCGCTGTCGATTGATTTGCCGATGGTGTCGCGGATGCTCAAGGTCGGGACGGCATTCCCCCTGCCCTTCCTGCGCCAGATCGGTAGCGCACCCGGCATCGGGCGTGATCGCTGGATGGCGTTGGCGCAAGCGTTGGAGCAAAACAATAGCACCGGCCATGCAACCGCACTGATGAACACGCCTGATTTCACGCAGCTTGGCTCTGACGAACGGTTTGACGCAGTATTCAAGCGCGCCAGCCGTGCCGCCACAAAAGCCCCCAAAACCGCGCCGCGCCCGCGCACTCTGCGCAAGGCAGACGGCAGCGCGCTGGGGGATATCAAGACAACGAGCAAAGGTGTCACGCTTACGATCGCCGCGAAGACGGCAGACGGGTTTGACGCCTGGTTCGACAGTAACGCCGAGGCGCTGCTGCAAGACCTTCATGACCGCTGGCAAATAGAGCGGTCAGAAGACTGA
- the repA gene encoding plasmid partitioning protein RepA: MGNRPDSTPMVQFDINTRIRENAEDLAAALDSHMLKVFAPDARKELRRFSAGEAAELLGISTSFLRKLHFDEKIPDVESTSGGRRQYDAETLLDIRKILETTAKTPGTYMRGRREGDKVQVLSFLNFKGGSGKTTSSIHTAQRLALKGLRVLAVDIDPQASLTTLFGYRPEVDFLNSGTIYDAIRYDDPLPFSHIVQKTFFTGIDLAPGGLLLQEFEHETPQALRANIQPAFYARMAAALQEVEDQYDVIIFDCPPQLGYLTMSALCASTGVVITIVPNMLDVASMSQFLQMSADLLDVVSGAGADMTFDFMRFLINRYEPNDGPQQQVVAFLRQLFGDEVMVAPMLKSTAISDAGLTQQTVYEVERSAFHRNTYDRALDSLNLVNDEIESLLQQAWGR; this comes from the coding sequence ATGGGAAATCGGCCCGACAGCACCCCTATGGTGCAGTTTGATATCAATACCCGCATTCGGGAGAATGCGGAAGACCTTGCGGCAGCGCTTGATAGCCACATGCTGAAGGTCTTTGCGCCAGACGCGCGCAAAGAGCTGCGCCGCTTTTCGGCCGGAGAGGCGGCAGAGCTGCTTGGCATCTCCACCAGCTTCCTGCGCAAACTGCATTTTGACGAAAAAATCCCCGATGTAGAGTCTACTTCTGGCGGCAGACGGCAATACGATGCAGAGACCTTGCTGGATATTCGCAAAATTCTTGAGACCACCGCGAAGACGCCCGGAACCTATATGCGCGGCCGCCGCGAAGGCGATAAAGTTCAGGTACTTTCATTTCTGAACTTCAAAGGTGGCTCCGGCAAAACCACCAGCTCGATCCACACGGCCCAGCGTCTGGCGCTAAAGGGTCTGCGTGTGCTTGCCGTGGATATCGACCCTCAAGCGTCTCTAACAACACTGTTTGGCTATCGTCCCGAGGTGGATTTCCTGAACTCCGGCACGATCTATGACGCGATCCGCTATGATGATCCCCTGCCCTTTTCCCACATTGTGCAAAAGACATTTTTCACCGGGATTGATCTGGCACCGGGCGGATTGCTGCTGCAGGAATTCGAACACGAAACACCACAAGCGTTGCGCGCCAATATCCAGCCCGCATTTTACGCGCGCATGGCCGCTGCCTTGCAAGAGGTCGAAGACCAATACGATGTGATTATCTTCGATTGCCCACCGCAACTTGGCTATCTGACGATGTCCGCGCTGTGTGCCTCTACCGGCGTGGTGATCACCATCGTGCCCAACATGCTGGATGTCGCGTCCATGTCGCAGTTCCTGCAAATGAGCGCGGACCTGCTGGATGTTGTGTCCGGTGCAGGTGCAGACATGACCTTTGATTTTATGCGCTTCCTAATCAACCGGTATGAACCGAACGACGGGCCGCAGCAGCAGGTCGTGGCCTTCTTGCGCCAGCTGTTCGGAGACGAAGTTATGGTCGCGCCGATGCTGAAATCCACCGCGATCAGCGACGCGGGCCTAACCCAACAAACGGTCTATGAGGTCGAGCGGAGCGCGTTTCACCGAAACACCTACGACCGCGCGCTGGATTCACTCAATCTTGTGAACGACGAGATTGAATCACTCTTGCAACAGGCATGGGGGCGTTAA